In Gossypium arboreum isolate Shixiya-1 chromosome 6, ASM2569848v2, whole genome shotgun sequence, the following are encoded in one genomic region:
- the LOC108486401 gene encoding elongation factor 1-alpha-like, with translation MGKEKVHINIVVIGHVDSGKSTTTGHLIYKLGGIDKRVIERFEKEAAEMNKRSFKYAWVLDKLKAERERGITIDIALWKFETTKYYCTVIDAPGHRDFIKNMITGTSQADCAVLIIDSTTGGFEAGISKDGQTREHALLAFTLGVKQMICCCNKMDATTPKYSKARYDEIVKEVSSYLKKVGYNPEKIPFVPISGFEGDNMIERSTNLDWYKGPTLLEALDQINEPKRPSDKPLRLPLQDVYKIGGIGTVPVGRVETGILKPGMVVTFGPSGLTTEVKSVEMHHEALSEALPGDNVGFNVKNVAVKDLKRGFVASNSKDDPAKEAANFTSQVIIMNHPGQIGNGYAPVLDCHTSHIAVKFSEILTKIDRRSGKELEKEPKFLKNGDAGLIKMVPTKPMVVETFSEYPPLGRFAVRDMRQTVAVGVIKNVEKKDPTGAKVTKSAAKKK, from the exons ATGGGTAAGGAGAAGGTTCACATCAACATTGTTGTTATCGGACATGTCGACTCTGGAAAGTCGACCACCACTGGTCACTTGATCTACAAGCTTGGTGGTATTGACAAGCGTGTGATCGAAAGGTTTGAGAAGGAAGCTGCTGAGATGAACAAGAGGTCATTCAAGTATGCTTGGGTGCTTGACAAGTTGAAAGCAGAACGTGAGCGTGGTATTACCATTGATATTGCCTTGTGGAAGTTTGAGACCACCAAATACTATTGCACTGTCATTGATGCTCCCGGACATCGTGACTTTATCAAAAACATGATCACCGGTACCTCTCAGGCTGACTGTGCTGTCCTTATCATTGACTCCACCACTGGAGGTTTCGAGGCCGGTATTTCAAAGGATGGGCAGACACGTGAACATGCTTTGCTTGCCTTTACTCTTGGCGTGAAGCAAATGATTTGTTGTTGCAACAAG ATGGATGCCACAACTCCCAAATACTCAAAGGCAAGGTACGATGAAATCGTGAAGGAGGTTTCTTCATACTTGAAGAAGGTTGGTTACAACCCTGAGAAGATTCCATTCGTCCCTATCTCTGGTTTTGAGGGTGACAACATGATTGAGAGATCGACCAACCTTGATTGGTACAAGGGTCCAACTCTGCTCGAGGCTCTTGACCAGATCAATGAGCCCAAGCGACCCTCTGACAAGCCCCTTCGCCTCCCACTTCAGGATGTCTACAAGATTGGTGGTATTGGAACTGTCCCAGTGGGTCGTGTTGAAACTGGTATCCTCAAGCCAGGTATGGTTGTTACTTTTGGTCCCTCAGGATTAACCACTGAAGTTAAATCTGTGGAAATGCACCATGAGGCTCTTTCCGAGGCTCTTCCTGGTGACAATGTCGGTTTCAATGTTAAGAACGTTGCTGTCAAGGATCTCAAGCGAGGATTCGTTGCTTCTAACTCAAAAGATGATCCAGCAAAGGAGGCAGCCAACTTCACCTCCCAAGTCATCATCATGAACCATCCTGGCCAGATTGGAAACGGATATGCTCCTGTCCTTGATTGCCACACCTCCCACATTGCTGTCAAGTTTTCAGAAATCTTGACCAAAATCGATAGGCGATCCGGTAAGGAGCTTGAAAAGGAGCCCAAGTTCTTGAAGAACGGCGATGCTGGATTGATTAAGATGGTTCCCACCAAGCCCATGGTTGTGGAAACCTTTTCCGAGTATCCCCCACTCGGTCGTTTCGCTGTGAGAGACATGAGGCAGACAGTTGCTGTTGGTGTCATCAAGAATGTGGAGAAGAAGGATCCAACTGGAGCCAAGGTAACCAAGTCCGCTGCCAAGAAGAAGTGA